Proteins from a genomic interval of Paenibacillus lentus:
- a CDS encoding phage tail terminator family protein yields MLNKLSESIALKLNHEFGDDYKIYTESVKQGLKEPCFFIFLLTSSQRQVIGKRYFREHPFDIHYFPKSKEDKNEEILDVLDRLNDALEYITMDGDLLRGTNIHHEVIDDVLHFFVNYNLHVYKEKDTADFMESLQIGSGLSKG; encoded by the coding sequence ATGCTTAATAAATTAAGTGAATCCATTGCATTAAAACTGAACCATGAGTTTGGTGATGACTATAAGATTTATACGGAATCAGTGAAACAAGGCTTGAAAGAACCTTGTTTTTTTATTTTCCTTTTAACTTCTAGTCAAAGGCAGGTAATCGGCAAGCGATATTTCAGAGAACATCCTTTCGACATTCATTACTTCCCGAAATCAAAAGAAGATAAGAACGAAGAGATTCTTGATGTTCTTGATCGTTTGAATGATGCATTGGAGTATATCACAATGGACGGTGACTTATTGAGGGGAACAAACATTCATCATGAAGTGATTGATGACGTTCTTCATTTTTTTGTGAATTACAATCTCCATGTCTATAAGGAAAAAGACACTGCTGACTTCATGGAAAGCTTGCAAATTGGAAGTGGATTAAGTAAGGGGTGA
- a CDS encoding HK97 gp10 family phage protein: MAKWGKCDFRQLENLQKKLDKLQKVDFEKFIEECAKELAARLLAKVIRRTPVGKKGGTLRRGWTAKTEEEAMFGSGKKAMSNNDALSFAEGFQVNRIGDVYQIEIINPVHYASYVEFGHRTRNHKGWVPGRFMLTISEKELDSQAPKILERKLMNFLGECFDA; encoded by the coding sequence ATGGCAAAGTGGGGGAAATGCGACTTTCGACAGCTTGAAAACCTTCAGAAGAAGCTTGATAAATTGCAAAAAGTTGATTTTGAAAAGTTTATTGAAGAATGTGCGAAGGAACTTGCAGCAAGATTACTCGCAAAGGTTATAAGAAGGACACCTGTCGGCAAAAAAGGCGGTACTTTAAGGCGTGGTTGGACTGCTAAAACGGAAGAAGAAGCAATGTTTGGTAGTGGAAAAAAGGCAATGTCCAATAATGACGCTTTAAGTTTTGCGGAAGGTTTTCAAGTAAATAGAATTGGTGATGTATATCAAATTGAAATAATTAATCCAGTTCATTATGCATCCTATGTTGAATTTGGTCATAGAACACGAAACCATAAAGGGTGGGTACCAGGACGATTCATGTTAACTATTTCGGAAAAAGAACTAGACTCGCAAGCACCAAAGATTTTGGAAAGAAAATTGATGAATTTTTTGGGGGAATGTTTTGATGCTTAA
- a CDS encoding major capsid protein, with amino-acid sequence MAVTLAQAKLNVQDALQMGVIDEFAKSNFLLGNITFDDAVSPTGGGTTLTYGYTRLITQPTAEFRAVNTEYSPQEVTKQRYTTDLKVFGGSFQIDRIIANMGGIIDEVTLQMQQKIKAASALFNDTVINGDSAVDANAFDGLEKALTGSSTEYKPNDTIDLSTSAAVDANYKAFADELDEFLMGLDGVPSFIGGNTKLIAKIRAVARRVGMYMSKANEFGQQIEFYGTTPLVDFGAKAGTNEPVVKTDITSGETSLFAARLALDGFHGVSMAGQSPINTWLPDFKTAGAVKTGEVEMVAAVALKATKAAGVMRNIKVQ; translated from the coding sequence ATGGCAGTTACATTAGCACAAGCAAAATTAAATGTTCAAGATGCACTTCAAATGGGCGTAATTGACGAATTCGCAAAATCTAATTTCCTTTTGGGCAACATTACATTTGACGATGCAGTTTCTCCAACTGGTGGCGGTACAACATTGACATATGGTTACACAAGACTTATTACTCAACCGACAGCGGAATTTCGTGCGGTTAATACTGAATACTCACCACAGGAAGTAACAAAGCAGCGTTACACCACTGATTTGAAAGTGTTCGGTGGAAGTTTCCAAATTGACCGAATCATTGCGAATATGGGCGGTATCATTGATGAAGTTACCCTTCAGATGCAACAAAAGATTAAAGCTGCTTCAGCACTTTTTAATGATACGGTTATTAACGGGGATAGTGCAGTTGACGCAAATGCGTTCGATGGTTTAGAAAAAGCACTTACGGGTTCTTCAACTGAATATAAACCTAATGACACAATTGATTTATCTACCTCTGCTGCGGTTGATGCGAACTATAAAGCATTTGCCGATGAACTCGATGAATTCTTAATGGGATTGGATGGAGTTCCTTCATTTATTGGTGGGAATACCAAATTGATCGCTAAGATAAGAGCGGTAGCTAGACGAGTCGGCATGTATATGTCAAAAGCGAATGAGTTTGGTCAACAAATTGAATTCTACGGAACTACACCACTGGTTGATTTTGGTGCAAAAGCAGGTACAAATGAACCAGTCGTGAAAACTGACATTACAAGTGGGGAAACATCCCTATTTGCTGCAAGACTCGCACTGGATGGTTTTCATGGTGTTTCTATGGCAGGTCAGTCACCTATTAACACATGGCTTCCTGATTTTAAAACAGCGGGTGCAGTTAAAACAGGTGAAGTGGAAATGGTTGCAGCAGTCGCATTGAAAGCAACTAAAGCTGCTGGGGTAATGCGTAACATTAAAGTTCAGTAA
- a CDS encoding phage scaffolding protein: protein MTKEQLIAMGLTEEQATKIMTSLDGNFVTKARFDEVNNAKKQLEKDIASRDEQLETLKNSTGDVESMREQISKLQSQNATEKANYEAQLKQIKLDNAVEKALIKAKAKNIKAVKALLDLENAELDGETVKGLDDQLKKLQEGDDSFLFEVQQQPTSTPKFKGFKPGESGAGKVDVGTQPSSLAEAVQMHFTSNE, encoded by the coding sequence ATGACTAAGGAACAATTGATTGCAATGGGGTTGACTGAAGAACAGGCAACCAAAATTATGACATCTTTAGATGGTAACTTTGTTACTAAGGCAAGATTCGATGAAGTGAACAATGCAAAAAAACAACTTGAAAAGGACATTGCTTCCAGGGATGAACAACTTGAAACGTTGAAAAATTCTACTGGTGATGTTGAAAGCATGAGGGAACAAATCTCTAAACTTCAAAGTCAAAATGCAACTGAAAAAGCCAACTATGAAGCGCAACTGAAGCAAATTAAACTTGATAATGCAGTTGAAAAGGCATTAATTAAGGCAAAGGCAAAGAACATCAAAGCGGTAAAAGCGTTGCTTGATCTTGAAAATGCAGAACTTGACGGTGAAACTGTTAAAGGATTGGACGATCAATTGAAGAAGCTGCAAGAAGGTGATGATTCGTTCTTATTTGAAGTTCAACAACAGCCGACAAGTACACCAAAATTCAAAGGCTTTAAACCTGGTGAATCAGGCGCTGGGAAGGTTGATGTAGGAACACAACCTTCCTCGCTTGCGGAAGCAGTACAGATGCATTTTACAAGTAATGAATAA
- a CDS encoding minor capsid protein encodes MTKRNYWEDRFNRLQEAQLMKGQTYYYEVEEQYIKASAEIEKEIAVWYQRFASNNEISLVEAKRLLNSKELKEFKWDVTDYIKYGEENELNQRWMKELENASARVHISRLEALKIQTQHQIEVLYGNQVDGIDRLVRDIYSEGYYHTAYEIQRGFNVGYDLHSFDSKQLEQVISKPWTADGLTFKDRCWTSKQQLVNSVHTELTQAIIRGDSPSKAINAIAKEFNVSKNRAARLIMTESAFFASVAQKDCFNELNVEKYEIVATLDSNTSKVCQGLDGQIFAMQDYQVSVTAPPFHAWCRTVFVPYFDDDFEGERAATDKDGKTYYVPRTMKYEDWKNSFVNGGSKDGLKEVDPNKVFKDKETEIQALKKSIMDKHDAILKADIHKVELEQILSNHGSEQLNLYDKLSDRFKDNDYYYKVSGAAYYPGQQVIKMNIENNQWERLVGSNYTGAWHTKFHEEFHQLDHILSQTPFAYLDDGTISPYKNMHKAFTRTDTVIGARMINAIDDDVLLTVNNAIKWYNKIEGLSIKPLKNLDRISSEAYTATIRYLKTTYNTQKARTQISMFTDAMGLTTKNRLNPHGNGFWGHDAAYNKDRGKDGATSETWATFGALFYTADDETLSVIKTLMPNTWKTYSSVMNDLLDYAIQNDITYS; translated from the coding sequence ATGACCAAACGTAATTATTGGGAAGATCGGTTTAATCGGCTGCAAGAAGCACAGTTGATGAAAGGGCAGACCTATTACTATGAGGTAGAAGAACAATATATAAAAGCATCAGCAGAAATTGAAAAGGAAATTGCAGTTTGGTATCAGCGCTTTGCAAGTAATAATGAAATATCACTTGTGGAAGCTAAGCGGTTATTGAATAGTAAGGAATTGAAAGAATTTAAATGGGATGTAACGGATTATATTAAATACGGTGAAGAAAATGAACTGAATCAACGATGGATGAAGGAACTCGAAAATGCTTCAGCTAGGGTTCATATATCCAGACTTGAAGCATTGAAAATTCAAACACAACATCAAATTGAAGTGCTTTATGGAAATCAAGTTGATGGGATAGATCGACTTGTTAGGGATATTTATTCTGAAGGTTACTATCACACGGCTTATGAAATACAAAGGGGCTTCAATGTTGGATATGACCTTCATAGTTTTGACTCCAAGCAGCTTGAACAGGTGATTTCTAAACCCTGGACTGCTGACGGTTTAACCTTCAAAGATAGGTGTTGGACTTCAAAGCAACAATTGGTGAATTCAGTTCATACCGAACTCACACAGGCTATAATCAGAGGGGATTCCCCATCAAAGGCTATTAACGCTATCGCTAAAGAGTTCAATGTGAGTAAGAACAGAGCGGCAAGGCTGATAATGACAGAATCAGCCTTTTTTGCATCTGTTGCACAGAAAGATTGTTTTAATGAATTGAACGTTGAAAAATATGAGATTGTGGCAACACTTGACAGCAACACTAGCAAGGTATGTCAGGGGTTAGACGGTCAAATATTTGCCATGCAAGATTACCAAGTAAGCGTGACCGCACCGCCATTTCATGCTTGGTGTAGAACTGTATTTGTCCCTTACTTCGATGATGATTTTGAAGGTGAACGTGCTGCGACCGATAAGGATGGGAAAACGTATTATGTTCCAAGAACCATGAAATATGAGGATTGGAAGAACAGCTTTGTCAACGGTGGTTCAAAAGATGGATTAAAGGAAGTTGACCCTAATAAGGTATTCAAGGATAAAGAAACTGAAATTCAGGCTTTGAAAAAATCCATTATGGATAAGCACGATGCCATCTTAAAAGCAGATATTCATAAGGTTGAACTTGAACAAATCCTTTCAAATCATGGTTCAGAGCAATTGAATTTATATGATAAATTATCAGACAGATTCAAAGACAATGACTATTATTATAAAGTGTCAGGTGCTGCATATTATCCAGGTCAACAGGTTATCAAAATGAACATTGAAAATAACCAGTGGGAACGGTTAGTTGGTAGTAATTATACTGGCGCATGGCATACGAAGTTCCATGAAGAATTTCATCAACTAGATCATATACTTTCGCAAACGCCTTTCGCCTATTTAGATGATGGAACCATTTCACCTTATAAAAATATGCATAAAGCTTTTACAAGAACGGATACTGTCATTGGCGCTAGAATGATCAATGCTATTGATGATGACGTTCTTTTAACAGTTAACAATGCCATTAAGTGGTATAATAAAATTGAAGGGTTATCTATTAAACCATTGAAAAACCTAGATAGAATTTCGTCTGAAGCATACACAGCAACTATTAGGTATTTAAAAACAACATACAATACACAAAAGGCAAGAACCCAAATATCCATGTTCACAGATGCAATGGGACTAACCACAAAGAACCGTTTGAATCCGCATGGTAATGGATTTTGGGGACATGATGCCGCATATAATAAAGACCGTGGAAAAGATGGTGCAACTAGCGAAACATGGGCAACATTCGGGGCATTGTTTTATACTGCGGACGATGAAACTTTATCTGTTATTAAGACTCTTATGCCAAACACTTGGAAAACCTACTCATCCGTAATGAATGATTTATTGGATTACGCAATTCAAAACGATATTACTTATAGCTAA
- a CDS encoding phage portal protein has translation MFDFLGIETETSKINKLITDGAKTIMSHKKFLEREIIKFKKSKKRKDMLEGERYYRGDHDILNRRRTVIGENGLLQEVENLPNNKIIDNQYAKLVDQKVNYLLAKPLTFETENDEYAELLQGIFNNRFLRTFKNLGEDSLNHGIAWLLPYYNELGEFCFKKLPPYEVLPFWKDAEHTILDCAVRIYQVEAYEGEKEVTIEKVELYDANGIHRFIWKNNSLVDDVENPFTNYLIAEDEEGNQSNWNWAKVPLIPFKYNNKEIPLITRVKSLQDGINTILSDFQNNMQEDARNTILVLQNYDGTNLGEFRRNLAQYGAVKVKTVDGAAGDLKTLEIHVNAENYKVILELFKKALIENGRGFDAKDDRMSGTPNQMNIQSMYSDIDLDANGMETEYQASFEELLWFVNVHLSNTGNGDFEKEKVKVIFNRDILINESESIENCVKSVGILSDETIVTQHPWTSNTKLELQRKLEEAKSAMDDYKNAFPLSGGEKDDQT, from the coding sequence ATGTTTGATTTTTTAGGTATTGAAACCGAAACTTCAAAAATAAATAAACTGATTACAGATGGCGCAAAGACAATTATGAGTCATAAGAAGTTCCTTGAACGTGAAATCATAAAGTTCAAGAAGTCAAAAAAACGGAAAGATATGCTTGAAGGGGAACGTTATTATCGTGGCGACCATGACATATTGAACCGTAGAAGAACAGTGATTGGTGAGAACGGATTACTTCAGGAAGTCGAAAACCTTCCAAATAACAAAATCATAGATAATCAGTATGCAAAGTTGGTTGACCAAAAGGTGAACTATCTTCTTGCCAAACCACTTACTTTTGAAACTGAAAACGATGAATATGCTGAATTGCTACAAGGTATATTCAACAACAGGTTCCTTAGAACATTTAAGAACCTAGGGGAAGATTCGTTGAACCATGGAATTGCTTGGTTGCTTCCCTACTATAATGAATTAGGTGAATTCTGCTTTAAGAAGCTTCCACCTTATGAAGTACTTCCATTTTGGAAGGATGCCGAACATACAATTCTAGATTGTGCAGTTAGAATCTATCAGGTGGAAGCTTACGAGGGTGAAAAGGAAGTCACTATTGAAAAGGTTGAATTGTACGATGCCAACGGAATTCACCGTTTTATTTGGAAAAACAATTCGTTGGTTGACGATGTAGAAAACCCCTTTACGAATTATTTAATTGCGGAAGATGAAGAAGGGAACCAATCAAATTGGAATTGGGCGAAAGTACCCTTAATACCCTTCAAGTACAACAATAAGGAAATACCATTGATTACCAGGGTGAAATCGCTTCAGGACGGAATCAATACAATCCTTTCAGACTTCCAAAACAATATGCAGGAAGATGCAAGGAATACTATACTTGTTCTTCAGAACTATGACGGAACAAACCTTGGTGAGTTCAGAAGAAATCTAGCGCAGTATGGTGCAGTTAAGGTTAAAACGGTTGACGGTGCAGCAGGTGACTTGAAAACACTTGAAATTCATGTGAATGCTGAAAACTATAAAGTTATCCTGGAACTATTCAAGAAGGCATTGATTGAAAATGGTAGGGGTTTTGATGCCAAGGATGATCGAATGTCAGGAACACCAAACCAAATGAATATTCAATCCATGTATTCAGATATTGACCTGGATGCAAACGGTATGGAAACAGAATACCAGGCTTCCTTCGAAGAACTTTTATGGTTCGTCAACGTTCATCTTTCTAACACTGGAAATGGTGATTTTGAAAAAGAGAAGGTTAAGGTCATATTCAATAGGGATATTCTAATCAATGAATCAGAAAGCATTGAGAACTGTGTAAAATCAGTTGGAATATTGTCCGATGAAACGATTGTTACACAACATCCTTGGACTTCTAACACTAAACTTGAACTTCAGCGAAAATTAGAAGAAGCTAAGTCGGCAATGGATGATTATAAAAATGCCTTTCCGCTAAGCGGCGGTGAAAAAGATGACCAAACGTAA
- the terL gene encoding phage terminase large subunit yields the protein MAMNKAEELKMLEELVLLQNEEAIRKARKNFFDYCNVKSPDFYKPDRIFLREMCDELQEFVQSDEHDVLVINLPPRHGKSRTVGNLVEWVLGNDQTQKVMTGSYNETLSTTFSKGVRNTILEEKADIDKIVYSDIFPGVTIKRGDGAMNMWSLENGYNNYLATSPTGTATGFGASLLIIDDLIKSALEANNADVLEKHWEWFTNTMLSRLEEGGKIIIVMTRWHSLDLAGRAIEHYKNGARIKTVLYKALQDNGEMLCPEILSKRSYQARVKAMGVDIASANYQQEPIDVKGRLYSSFKTYDKLPTDAAGNLLFTSIRNYTDTADTGDDYLCSINYGVYNNEAYILDVLYTKSPMEETEPETAKMIYEGKVNIADIESNNGGRGFGRSVERILREKFKSNRTQINTFHQSKNKAARILSNSTWVMDHIYFPSNWKDRFPEYYDAMIKYQKEGKNKHDDAPDATTGIAEKIGQGDTFSFD from the coding sequence ATGGCAATGAACAAAGCTGAAGAACTTAAAATGCTTGAAGAATTAGTATTGCTTCAAAATGAGGAAGCAATACGAAAAGCAAGAAAAAACTTCTTCGATTACTGCAATGTCAAATCTCCTGACTTTTACAAGCCTGATAGAATTTTTTTACGTGAAATGTGTGATGAACTTCAAGAGTTTGTTCAATCCGATGAACATGATGTTTTAGTTATAAATCTTCCCCCAAGGCATGGGAAATCAAGAACAGTTGGAAATCTTGTTGAATGGGTTCTTGGGAATGACCAAACTCAAAAAGTTATGACTGGTTCATACAATGAGACACTTTCAACGACTTTTTCAAAAGGTGTTAGGAATACGATTCTTGAAGAAAAAGCTGATATTGATAAAATCGTATATTCTGATATTTTCCCTGGTGTGACAATTAAGCGTGGAGATGGAGCAATGAATATGTGGTCATTAGAAAATGGCTACAATAATTATTTGGCTACTTCCCCGACAGGAACGGCAACAGGGTTTGGTGCATCATTGCTAATTATAGATGACCTTATTAAATCAGCATTAGAAGCAAACAATGCGGATGTTCTCGAAAAGCATTGGGAATGGTTCACTAATACAATGCTTTCACGCCTTGAAGAAGGTGGAAAAATAATTATTGTAATGACAAGATGGCATAGCCTAGATTTAGCTGGAAGGGCAATCGAACATTACAAAAACGGTGCAAGAATTAAAACAGTTTTATATAAAGCCCTTCAGGACAATGGCGAAATGCTTTGTCCTGAAATATTGTCTAAGCGTTCATATCAGGCGAGAGTAAAAGCAATGGGCGTTGATATTGCTTCTGCAAACTATCAACAAGAACCAATTGATGTTAAGGGTAGGTTATACAGTTCATTTAAAACATACGATAAACTTCCGACAGATGCAGCGGGTAATTTATTATTCACTTCTATCAGAAATTACACAGATACCGCCGATACTGGCGATGATTATTTGTGTTCCATCAATTATGGTGTCTATAACAATGAAGCTTATATATTGGACGTTCTTTATACTAAATCGCCTATGGAAGAAACTGAACCTGAAACAGCAAAGATGATCTATGAAGGAAAAGTTAATATAGCTGATATTGAATCAAACAATGGGGGTAGAGGGTTTGGAAGATCGGTTGAACGAATTCTGAGAGAGAAATTCAAGAGTAATCGAACACAAATCAATACTTTCCATCAATCAAAAAATAAAGCTGCTAGAATCCTTTCCAATTCAACCTGGGTAATGGATCACATTTACTTTCCTTCTAATTGGAAAGATAGATTTCCTGAATATTATGACGCAATGATTAAGTATCAAAAAGAAGGTAAGAACAAACACGATGACGCACCTGACGCAACAACTGGAATTGCTGAAAAGATTGGTCAAGGTGATACATTCAGTTTTGATTAA
- a CDS encoding helix-turn-helix domain-containing protein, producing the protein MAKGKYQDWLTDEGLLKLEAWARNGLTDEQIASNIGISRSTLNEWKKKHSDISDTLKRGKEVIDIQVENALLKRALGYEYTECTKERMFDAETGEFKLITTKEVTKEVAGDTTAQIFWLKNRKPDVWRDRRDIAVEGSLNTTSSMTDEELSDRIKRLKEKLGLDGNEQS; encoded by the coding sequence ATGGCAAAAGGTAAATATCAAGACTGGCTGACGGATGAAGGTTTACTGAAACTAGAAGCCTGGGCAAGAAACGGTCTAACCGATGAACAAATTGCTTCTAATATAGGAATTTCAAGGTCAACACTTAACGAATGGAAAAAGAAGCATTCGGACATATCGGACACCCTAAAAAGGGGAAAAGAAGTAATTGATATTCAGGTTGAAAACGCATTGCTAAAAAGGGCATTAGGTTATGAGTATACCGAATGTACAAAGGAAAGAATGTTTGATGCTGAAACAGGTGAATTCAAACTTATAACAACCAAGGAAGTAACTAAAGAAGTTGCAGGAGATACTACAGCGCAAATATTTTGGCTGAAAAATAGGAAACCCGATGTATGGAGAGATAGAAGGGATATTGCAGTTGAAGGTTCATTAAATACAACTTCAAGTATGACCGACGAAGAACTTTCTGACAGAATCAAGAGATTAAAAGAAAAGCTTGGTCTTGATGGCAATGAACAAAGCTGA
- a CDS encoding DUF1492 domain-containing protein: protein MTQAKQYLKRAYRLNELINSNVQELQDLKQLSLSISAIDYSKERVQEGNSSNDAKFVNLISKIIELEKVINEDVDRFVNLKIQIRDTISAVENPDEQVLLRYRYINFMTWEQICDKMNVSLRTVHRIHSTALKNVKIPN from the coding sequence ATGACCCAAGCAAAGCAATACTTAAAACGAGCATATAGATTAAATGAATTGATAAATAGCAATGTACAAGAATTGCAGGATTTGAAGCAATTATCCTTGTCTATTTCTGCAATTGATTATTCTAAAGAAAGAGTTCAAGAAGGCAATTCATCCAATGACGCTAAATTTGTTAACTTAATTTCAAAAATTATAGAACTTGAAAAAGTCATTAATGAAGATGTTGACCGCTTTGTTAATCTAAAAATTCAAATCAGAGATACAATCAGTGCTGTTGAAAATCCAGATGAGCAGGTTTTATTACGATACCGGTATATAAACTTTATGACCTGGGAGCAGATTTGTGACAAAATGAACGTGTCATTAAGGACAGTTCACCGAATTCATTCAACTGCTTTGAAGAATGTAAAAATACCTAACTAA